The Salvelinus alpinus chromosome 14, SLU_Salpinus.1, whole genome shotgun sequence genomic sequence TGCTCTTCTATCTGTCACCTCAAAGTGTACGGAGATCTGTGGTGAGGCAGTTAATCCAAGATCATGTTCAAAAATATGCCTAGTTAAAGCTTATCCGGCTGGGAAAAGAGAGAAAGCTGTCAAAATGTATGTAGTGCTTGATGAACAGAGTAACAAATCTCTGGCCAAGACAGAGTTTTTCAATCTCTTCAACATCAATGACAACTCTGCTCCATACACCATGAAGACCTGTTCTGGGGTAACAGAGACTTCAGGCAGGAGAGCCGTCAACTTCATGGTGGAGTCTATAGACGGACACATGCAGCTATCTCTCCCTACTCTGATAGAGTGTGATATGATGCCAGACGATAGGACGGAGATTCCCTCCCCCGACATTGCGTATCATCATCCCCATCTGCAACCAGTTATGGACAAAATTCCAGCTGTGGACCCAGACGCTCCCATCCTCCTGCTCTTAGGACGAGACATCTTAAGGGTACACAAGGTACGAGAGCAAATCAATGGGCCCCACGACACTCCTTATGCACAGCGACTCGACCTCGGGTGGGTCATCGTGGGTGAGGTCTGTCTGGGAACGGCTCACCGACCAGCCAATGTTAACGTGTTCAGGACAAACATACTTCAGAATGGTCGCACATCCTATCTGAGCCCTTGCCCTGACATCATCCAGGTAAAAGAGAACTACAACAGTGTAGCTCAGaaacacatctctccctctacaatGCACTCGAGAGATCCAAACACAACTGTGAACACAGACAACCTGGGATGTTCCGTGTTCGACAAAACACAAGACGATGATAAACCAGCACCATCAGTGGAGGACAAAGCCTTTTTggacattatggacaaacaggttTTCCAGGATGATGGAAACAACTGGGTGGCTCCACTACCTTTTCGCCCCACTCGACGTCGCCTTCCTAATAACAGGGAGCAGGCCATAAACCGTCTCACATCACTTCGCAGGACTTTAGACAAAAAGCCTGACATGAAGCGTCATTTTATTGACTTCATGCAAAAGATGCTGGATAACGACCAAGCCGAACCTTCACCGCCACTAGAGGGAGACAAAGAATGTTGGTATCTACCCATATTTGGTGTTTACCATCCACAAAAGCCTGAACAAATAAGAGTAGTATTTGACTCCAGTGCTAAGTGTCAAGGCGTGTCACTTAACGATGTTCTGCTCAGTGGTCCAGACTTAAACAACACACTCTTGGGTGTCCTAATGCGCTTCCGCAAGGATTGCATTGCACTAACAGCAGATGTGCAACAAATGTTTTACTGTTTTGGTGTACGTGAGGATCACAGAGATTACTTAAGGTTTCTCTGGTATGAAGACAACAATCCAGATAGAAACATAACTGAGTACAGGATGAAAGTCCATGTATTTGGGAACAGCCCTTCACCAGCCGTAGCCATCTACTGCATGAGACGAGCAGCGCTACAGGGTGAGAAGGAACATGGATCAGAACCCAAGCAATATGTAGTGAGGAACTTCTACGTCGATGATGGGCTGACATCAGTAGCTACAACAGAAGAAGCTATCAACATTCTAAGAAAAACACAAGCAATGTTGGCGGAGtccaacatgaaactacacaagaTTGCATCCAATAGCAAAACAGTTATGGAAGCCTTCCCTATGGAGGACCGTGCAAAAGACTTAAAAGATCTGGACCTAGGAGTGGATCCTCTCCCCTTTCAACGGAGTCTGGGACTTTCCTGGAACCTGGAAACAGACAGCTTCTCATTCCAGGTGTCCCACAATGAGAAGCCTTTTACGAGGAGAGGCATCCTGTCCACAGTGAATAGTCTTTATGACCCCCTTGGGTTCGTGGCTCCAATAACAATGCAAGGTAAAGCCTTAATCAGAGAACTCTCTTCTGATCAGAGTGAGTGGGATGCCCCTCTTCCCCCAGAAAAAGAAGAGAAATGGAAAATGTGGAAGGATTCTTTGATGGAGTTGGAACATATGTATATTCAGCGGACCTACATCCCAGTCTCCTTGTCTACCACTCAAAGAAGAGAGCTACACATCTTCTCGGATGCCTCTACAGTAGCCATAGGAGCGGTAGCCTACCTGAGAGTTATTGACTCGGAAGGTCAATGCCATGTTGGATttgtcatggggaaatcaaaattgGCCCCTCGTCCGGCCCACACTATCCCACGCCTAGAACTGTGTGCGGCTTTGCTAGCTGTTGAGATGTATGAACTGATCAGAGACGAAATTGACATTGATGTAAATGTGGCCAAGTTCTACACAGACAGTAAGATAGTTCTCGGTTACATCCGCAATGTCACCAAAAGATTCTATGTTGCCAATAGGGTAACTCGCATCAGGAAGTCTACCCATCCAGATCAGTGGTGTTATGTAAACACTGACAGCAATCCAGCAGACCATGCAACCAGGCCTATACTTGCTGCGCTCTTAAAGTACACCAGTTGGTTCTCAGGTCCACCTTTCCTGACCCAAACAAACTCAAGTGAGCCTGAGAACATAAATTTTGACCTTGTAGAGCCTCACGCAGACGCAGAGATTCGACCAGACGTCACTGTCTTCGCCTCTAAGGTTTCTGGAGCTCAACTCGGCTCTCATCGCTTTGAGAGGTTCTCAAGCTGGAAAGCTCTCAATCGAGCCACAGCACGACTCATTCATGTTGCCAGATCCTTCCATGAAGGTGCGGACAACACCAGCTGCAGAGGCTGGCATGACTGTAATAAACCATGCGGTACAAGTGAGTTGTCACAAGCCAAAACAGCAATCATTCACTGTGTGCAACATGAAGCCTTCAGAGAAGAATTCAAATGCCTTGAAAAAGGAAAAGAGTTCCCAAAACAAAGTACACTCAAAAAACCTTTCCCAGTACTGACAAAAAGGTTAGGAAAGTAGAACTAAACATTGTCAAGCAAGGAGCTGCTAAGGTGTTTCTGAGACCAATCTCAGAGATTGTTGTTCTTCTTTCTGAAGCATCCTAGAGACAAAAGATAATAATAGAAAGGACATTATTTGTTTCttgatatgttttatttcatagtggcACAATTTCATTATACCAGGCGGGgagtgtgctgccatcctgttagaaggtaacagattattttattacaatagttaaaatggattttcattgtgttccatgatgttatttgccccctagtggagctttctggtacttagagtgtacacaaacaggaagtagagaattcgttctgcacgcttagaagcagctaaaaacaacgctacggtgcaggtctttcagtgtagttatttcttgtcacgcttcagccttggaaaatatttgtttgtaagttcgattcaagcatttagctaatgatgataatcttgttattgatagagtttcttacatatcaatgttggttggttgcatttactcacaaattgcaatgcctttcatgtatgatgttagctgtattactttgctcgtgcgtcatgcaaacgaattgtaaaatatacaatactgtatttttgttactgtttctagtgtaatatgccttgttattctacatagatggttgtacattattagagtaatgaaaggagttagtcaattaccatatgagaaagcaattagctatatggtttggcatcatgccagatgcatggtaccgtagcacgtgctttgtattcatgcaacttcaaatgtataatgtacagctacagtatgttggtgtgaattgaatactaaagtatattcttttctgtgttttgcagttttacaacataaacgtttacaatatattcattcaagaaaagttacgccttgggagttttattgaagacttagttgttagctatctgtctagttttgcatgggaacgcaactcaagggcagaataggctttgaaatacatatacaggtacacctccaattgattcaaatgatgtcaatcagcctatcagaagcttctatagccatgacataattttctggaatttttcaagctgtttaaaggcacagtcaacttagtgtatgtaaacttctgacccactggaattgtgatacagtgaatgataagtgaaataatctgtctgtaaacaattgttggaaaaatgacttgtcatgcgcaaagtagatgtcctaaccgactttccaaaactatagtttgttaacaagaaatttgtggagtggttgaaaaacgagttttaatgactccaacctaagtgtatgtaaactttcgacttcaactgtatatatggacTACCACATCACTGTAGTCGGATGCTACAGACCGCCCTCGGCTTCGGGAGACGCACTAAACTCTGTCCTACAGAAGCTAAATGACTCTGAATTCATTATTTTATGAGATTTGAACTGAACCATGCTTACATCTGTATCGGACTCTTTTACAGAACTGTGTGACTCTCGCACAATTAATTAATGCTCCTACAAGACCGAATCCCAGAGCACCTAAAAAATTAACACTATTGGCCATTCTAACGAATAGCCCTCACAAATACACATcgactgggatattctgtaatgatgtgAGTGATCGCTGTGCAAAAGCTTGTGTTAGAAATAGAAAAATTACCAACGCCAAACCCTGTtatatttttaaaatacattttagacaGTTTGATGAGCAAGCGTTCTTACATGATCTGCACCATAGTATTGATAGAGTAAGTCTGATTCCCGATGTTGACACTGCCTGGGACAATTTTTATGTGACATTTTTGTCCGTTTGTGATAAGCATGTgaatacattttatttcaccCCAGGTCTGAAGATCAAAGTCTGTCCACGTCCCCTTTTCTGCAGGGAGAGAGTGACCCAAGCCACACTGAGGTCCCAGTATTTGAGATCCCGTACATCAACAGGCTCCTTAGCACCAGAAAgatgtgtattactgtcagtctGTCAACATGTCTGTTTATGTATTTATGGAGGCATGGACCATAGACAAAACTACAAATTGCACTCAAATATAGTGAGTAACTGTCATGTTgcagggtgagacacacacaggcagatgAAGAACAAGATCACTTGGAACTTCCAACCTCCAATAGAGGTGCCAATCAAGCCTGGTTATATAATGTGCCAGAGATCTCGATCATTGGATGTACAGTGGAAAAAATCTACACCAGAGATGCCAAGCCTAGAGTCCTTTCTGGGCAACTCTTTGCCCTTTGTAAGCTGAAACTGCTATAAAGTCACTTGAGTGCTTACTTATAGTAATAGTTACGTTTGAGTATCTATTTTGCCTcgctgtctcttctctccctgactgtagaggggtggtggtggagccCGTGGGGAGCAGAGCATGGGGCAGTAAAGCCCCCTCAGTCCTGGAGCCGGATGGTTCCACCCAGGCATTCAACCTGGGTACCCTGCGGGTGAGGGGATTACCCCGAGCCATTCACTCCCGAGATGCCGGACCTAAGCTCTGTCACACAGGACCTTTTTAAGGTGAGTGCACTGGAGACTTGTGGAAGTCAGTGTAGAGTAGACGATGTGGGAACTGCCTTTCCTGTGCACAGATAGGGGTGAAAGGGCTTCAGTGTCTGTACTACCAAGTGGGCTTTTAGAGAGATGTGATTTTACCTTCTGTGCTGACTGGTTCTGATGATGGGTTGTGTCTTTCATCTCACAGCTCATTTCCCAGAGCAAGAAACTCCCCACAGCAGTAGTTCAGCCACACTACATACCTTCAATCCTCCACACAGCAACAGGGAAGAACAGGTAAACTCAAGAAAGTAGAATAGGTTTATTAATAACATATCCTAAAAAGAGTTACACCATTACCAATTCCAATAGATTTATTTACTAGTCAAACCTCTGCTCTCTTTTTGTCATTCCTCCAGGGCCCAAAGTCTTCCCTCCAGGGCGGTGTCTGGCTATGGTGTCAGTCTTCTCTCAGGGCTGTGTCAGGCCATGGTGTCAGAAAGTCTTCCCTCCAGGGCGGTGTCTGGCCATGGTGACAAGAAGTATTCCAAGTTACGTGAGACagattcctctgtccagtctcaaccaGGCCATTCAGAAGATCAACAGTGCCACAGAAATGTATTTTGGGACTCTGTTGCCTCAGGTGATAATGCAGGCCCTGCAGGGTTTCTGATGGAGGAGCTGAAGAGGATCACGGGGGTGGGCACCAAAGCCCCCATGTTCTTCCTGTGTCTGACTGAGCTGAAGAGGCTGGAGCATGTGCAGGGAGTAGGTACCAGCGCCATGTATAAAATCCTGTCACAGGCGCATACCTGATCAGAATTACAATGACATTCCCTACCATAAACCTCCCAAATGACTCGACACTACTGAGTGAGGTCCCATTTACTGACCATCCTTTGAGTAGGCCTTGACTttttgttgttacattacagccttattataaaattgattaaattatttgttttcctcatcaacacacaataccccacaatgacaaagcgaaaacaggttaaaataaaaaactgaaataccttctttacataaatattcagaacctttactcagtactttgttgaagcacctttggcagcgattacagccttgagtcttcttggatatgacgctacaagcttggcacacctgtatttggggagtttattttattctctgtagatcctctcaagctctgtcaggttggatatggAGCGTcaccgcacagctattttcaggtctccagagaagtccgggctctggctgggccactaaaagacattcagaggcttgtcccaaagccactcgtgcgttgtcttggctgtgtgcttagggtcgttgtcctgttggaaggtgaaccttcgccccagtctgagaacctgccccagagtgctcaggacttcatcaaggatctctctgctccattcatctttccctcaatactgactagtctcccagtccctgctgctgaagaacacccccatagcatgatgctgccaccaccatgcttcaccgtagggatggtgccaggtttcctccagacgtgacacttggcattcaggccaaagagttcaatcttggtttcatcagaccagaaaatcttgtttatAATAGTCTGAGTCCTTCAGGTGCCAAAAGTCCAAGCTGgccatcatgtgccttttactgaggagtgtct encodes the following:
- the LOC139538782 gene encoding uncharacterized protein, with the protein product MPDLSSVTQDLFKLISQSKKLPTAVVQPHYIPSILHTATGKNRAQSLPSRAVSGYGVSLLSGLCQAMVSESLPSRAVSGHGDKKYSKLRETDSSVQSQPGHSEDQQCHRNVFWDSVASGDNAGPAGFLMEELKRITGVGTKAPMFFLCLTELKRLEHVQGVGTSAMYKILSQAHT